A single genomic interval of Sander lucioperca isolate FBNREF2018 chromosome 9, SLUC_FBN_1.2, whole genome shotgun sequence harbors:
- the tmem256 gene encoding transmembrane protein 256: MSDRYTHTQLQDQDMTTSVIVRRLAALSGASAVTAGAYGAHGFKNKDPDDYQRVLFETANKYHFYHSLALLGAAHSGKPAVAGTLLIAGMGMFCGSLYHQALTGDPGLRKVAPIGGVAMIVGWLAMIL; this comes from the exons ATGTCggatagatacacacacactcagcttcAAGACCAAGACATGACCACTTCTGTTATTGTCCGAAGGTTAGCGGCTCTGTCAGGGGCTTCGGCCGTGACAGCAGGGGCATACGGGGCTCACG gtTTCAAAAACAAAGACCCGGATGACTACCAGAGAGTG cttTTCGAAACCGCCAACAAGTACCATTTCTACCACAGCCTGGCCCTGCTGGGTGCTGCCCACTCTGGCAAACCTGCTGTG GCTGGTACCCTCCTGATAGCGGGCATGGGGATGTTCTGTGGCTCTCTGTACCACCAGGCCCTGACCGGGGACCCTGGTCTACGCAAGGTGGCTCCCATTGGGGGTGTAGCTATGATCGTAGGCTGGCTGGCCATGATTCTCTGA